From a region of the Petrotoga olearia DSM 13574 genome:
- a CDS encoding ABC transporter substrate-binding protein, translating to MKKVVSILFVLLIFLGISVFSQVEITMWFHSGRGEEREVIEDQVKRFNAMQNEVKVVAVQLPEGSYNDQVNAAALAGDLPDILDLDGPFVSNYAWAGYLRPLDEFMPSELKEDFLPSIIAQGTYNGKIYALGTFDSGLALWGNKALLEKANVRIPKNVEDAWTFTEFMDVLRRLKELPEVTYSLDLKANDRGEWYTYGLSPFFQGFGADLIDRETYMSAEGVLNGPEAVAAASWLQALFEQGFVNSNPPGYNVEFLNGEIPLEWAGHWEYPQGKGALGDDLVLIPAPKFFKHVSGMGSWAWAITTNSKNPEASWKFLEFLLKPEEIVKMSNANGAVPSRYSAIELSELYKEGGPLNIYVQQLNTIALPRPVTPGYPAITLAFQDMIGNLIRGVDVQEILDRAVRVIDQDIESNQGYPIY from the coding sequence ATGAAAAAAGTAGTAAGTATTTTGTTTGTTTTATTGATCTTTTTGGGCATCTCTGTTTTTAGTCAAGTTGAAATTACTATGTGGTTCCACTCAGGAAGAGGCGAAGAGAGAGAGGTTATAGAAGATCAAGTAAAACGATTTAATGCCATGCAGAACGAAGTTAAAGTTGTTGCTGTTCAATTGCCCGAAGGTAGTTACAACGATCAAGTGAACGCCGCTGCTTTGGCTGGAGATTTACCGGATATATTAGATCTGGACGGACCATTTGTTTCAAATTATGCATGGGCCGGTTATTTGAGACCCCTAGATGAATTCATGCCCTCAGAGTTGAAAGAAGATTTCTTACCCTCTATTATTGCCCAGGGGACTTACAATGGAAAAATATACGCGTTGGGAACCTTTGACTCAGGTTTAGCCTTGTGGGGTAATAAAGCCTTGCTGGAAAAAGCCAATGTAAGAATCCCAAAAAACGTAGAAGATGCCTGGACATTTACCGAATTCATGGATGTACTAAGAAGATTGAAAGAATTACCAGAAGTTACTTATTCCTTAGACCTTAAAGCAAACGATAGAGGAGAATGGTACACCTACGGATTGTCGCCATTTTTCCAAGGATTTGGAGCTGATTTAATAGACAGAGAAACCTACATGAGTGCAGAAGGAGTATTAAATGGTCCTGAAGCCGTTGCAGCTGCATCTTGGTTACAGGCTCTGTTTGAACAAGGATTTGTCAATTCAAATCCTCCAGGATATAATGTAGAATTTTTGAACGGTGAAATCCCATTAGAATGGGCTGGACACTGGGAATATCCACAAGGTAAAGGAGCGTTGGGAGATGATCTTGTTTTAATTCCTGCTCCAAAATTTTTCAAACATGTTAGTGGTATGGGATCTTGGGCATGGGCAATAACAACCAACTCAAAAAATCCTGAAGCCTCATGGAAATTCTTAGAATTTCTCTTGAAACCGGAAGAAATTGTTAAAATGTCCAATGCCAATGGAGCTGTCCCCTCTAGATATTCAGCAATTGAACTTTCTGAGCTGTACAAAGAGGGTGGACCACTCAACATTTATGTTCAACAATTAAATACAATAGCCCTTCCTCGACCAGTTACTCCTGGTTACCCTGCTATTACTTTAGCTTTCCAAGACATGATAGGAAATCTAATCAGAGGTGTAGATGTCCAAGAAATTCTGGACAGAGCGGTTAGGGTGATAGATCAGGATATTGAATCTAACCAGGGTTATCCCATATATTAA